A single genomic interval of Megalobrama amblycephala isolate DHTTF-2021 linkage group LG17, ASM1881202v1, whole genome shotgun sequence harbors:
- the pcp4l1 gene encoding Purkinje cell protein 4-like protein 1: MSENSSSDPPNSTRGPGTDGKAAQEKPADKAGKPPTQEPEEEIDIDLEAPETEKAALAIQNQFRRFKKNKK, from the exons ATGAGTGAG AACAGTTCATCTGATCCTCCCAACAGCACTCGGGGGCCCGGCACAGATGGAAAAG CCGCCCAGGAGAAACCGGCGGACAAAGCGGGGAAGCCCCCTACGCAAGAACCCGAAGAAGAGATCGACATTGATCTGGAGGCGCCAGAGACAGAGAAAGCAGCTTTGGCAATACAGAATCAGTTTAGACGCTTCAAGAAGAATAAGAAGTAG
- the dcaf8 gene encoding DDB1- and CUL4-associated factor 8 yields MSDTDGKSSVPNGGSDDPEPGEGRGEADTSAAPETQTSPESANLSSVPGGSEGGQDGPMADSEQKQGPGEEEDTDSMDGSGLYSLTEEGERESEGGGRGKDEGKRSARKRNRPSGGATRHSSSSDDDDDDEDEEEEDVEEEDEQAMEAWLGADLCDLSRPSWCAVPSLRAREIGRDSHQFVRRVCGARGLVQRLELQGRLERHTGCVNTLHFNPSGTRLASGSDDLRVVIWDWARRKAELEFDSGHKSNVFQAKFLPHSGDSTLAMCARDGQIRVAELSATQRCKNTKRVAQHKGAAHKLALEPDSPCSFLSAGEDAVVFGIDLRLDRPANKLVVVKEGEKKVGLYTIFVNPANTHQFAVGGRDQYVRIYDQRKINEHDNNGVLKKFCPSHLVSSESKTNITCLVYSHDGTELLASYNDEDIYLFDSSHSDGADYRRRYKGHRNNATVKGVNFYGPCSEFVVSGSDCGHIYLWDKNSARVVQFMEGDRGGVVNCLEPHPHLPGLATSGLDHDVKLWAPTAENPTALKGLKEVMKKNKRERDEDSVRHGDQYDTQLLWFLMRHMRNRRPQRARRGEGGEGDTDESWSSPDSSDEEDGGPDHVQCMSS; encoded by the exons ATGAGCGATACAGATGGTAAATCCAGTGTCCCAAATG GTGGTTCTGATGATCCAGAACCTGGAGAAGGAAGAGGAGAGGCAGATACATCTGCAGCGCCAGAGACCCAGACCAGTCCTGAGTCAG CAAATTTGAGTTCAGTCCCAGGGGGCAGTGAGGGTGGTCAGGACGGGCCCATGGCAGACTCTGAGCAGAAGCAGGGGCCGGGAGAAGAGGAGGACACTGACAGCATGGATGGCAGTGGGCTGTACTCTCTCACtgaagaaggagagagagagagcgagggaGGAGGGAGGGGAAAAGATGAAGGTAAGAGATCCGCCAGGAAGAGGAATCGACCCAGCGGCGGAGCCACACGTCACTCTTCCAGTTCAGACGACGACGATGATGATGAAGACGAAGAGGAGGAGGACGTGGAGGAAGAAGACGAGCAAGCCATGGAAGCGTGGCTGGGAGCAGACCTGTGCGACCTGAGTCGTCCTTCATGGTGCGCGGTCCCCTCGCTGCGTGCCCGGGAGATCGGCCGCGATTCGCACCAGTTTGTGAGGAGGGTGTGCGGGGCGCGGGGTCTGGTGCAGAGGCTGGAGCTGCAGGGCCGTCTGGAGAGACACACAGGCTGCGTGAACACCCTCCACTTTAACCCCTCCGGCACCCGTCTGGCTTCCGGCAGCGATGACCTCCGCGTGGTGATCTGGGACTGGGCTCGCAGAAAGGCGGAGCTGGAGTTTGACAGCGGACATAAGAGCAATGTCTTCCAG GCAAAGTTCCTCCCACACAGCGGTGACTCCACATTGGCCATGTGTGCCAGAGATGGACAGATCAGAGTGGCGGAGCTTTCTGCCACACAGCGTTGCAAGAACACCAAAAGAGTGGCCCAGCACAAAGGAGCAGCTCATAAG CTTGCACTGGAGCCAGACTCTCCCTGCTCTTTCCTCTCCGCTGGTGAAGACGCAGTGGTGTTCGGCATTGACCTGCGTTTAGACAGACCTGCCAA CAAACTGGTGGTGGTGAAGGAGGGTGAAAAGAAGGTTGGGCTGTATACCATTTTCGTGAACCCAGCCAACACGCATCAATTTGCTGTGGGTGGTAGAGACCAGTATGTCAG GATCTATGACCAGAGAAAGATAAATGAACACGATAATAATGGCGTTCTAAAGAAGTTTTGTCCCTCTCACTTGGTGTCCAGCGAGTCCAAAACAAATATCACCTGTTTAGTGTACAGCCATGATGGCACag AGCTGCTGGCAAGTTACAATGACGAAGACATTTACCTTTTCGACTCCAGCCACAGTGATGGGGCGGATTACCGCAGGAGATACAAGGGTCACCGCAACAATGCTACAG TGAAGGGAGTTAACTTTTATGGTCCCTGTAGTGAGTTTGTTGTCAGTGGCAGTGACTGTGGACACATCTACCTGTGGGATAAGAACTCTGCTCGTGTGGTTCAGTTTATGGAGGGAGACCGGGGAGGAGTG GTGAACTGTCTGGAGCCACATCCTCATCTTCCAGGTTTAGCCACCAGTGGTTTGGACCATGATGTGAAGCTGTGGGCACCCACTGCTGAGAATCCCACAGCACTAAAGGGACTTAAAGAG GTAATGAAGAAGAACAAACGAGAACGTGATGAAGACAGTGTTCGCCATGGTGACCAGTATGACACACAGCTCCTCTGGTTCCTGATGAGACACATGAGAAACCGAAGACCTCAGCGG GCCCGGCGAGGGGAGGGAGGAGAGGGCGACACAGACGAATCCTGGAGCTCGCCTGATTCCTCTGATGAAGAAGATGGAGGGCCAGACCATGTGCAATGCATGTCCTCCTGA